A single genomic interval of Dysidea avara chromosome 8, odDysAvar1.4, whole genome shotgun sequence harbors:
- the LOC136264496 gene encoding uncharacterized protein, translated as MDDYAKMWLQLAFPFYLIFIATSLIITSRYSTTIQRLTACRALPVLATLFLLSYTKILLIVSSVLFFYSKLFHLPGDHTELVWSVDANVPLFGVKFITLFVACFIIFLILVPFNIILLFTRWLSRFTLINKFKPLIDAYQGPYKDKMYYWVGLQLVLRVVLFAVSSLYRNINLIIGIVLFTLVIGLHGTTLRPFKNEVKNYQEKIFIMNILILFALALYNHDTTNMTAVNVMIGLAMGHFILIVIYHIITYTLSGVTRNKLQLHINTLVGWIIRLLNKNPVHQSRLDSHVMNKIPTAVNYHEYREPLVVQN; from the coding sequence atggatgactatgctaagatgtggttacaattagcatttcctttttacctcatcttcattgctacatcactcatcataacaagtcgttactccactacaatacaAAGGCTCACTGCATGTAGGgcactaccagtacttgctacactcttcctattgtcctatactaaaaTACTTCTTATAGTATCTAGTGTCTTGTTCTTTTATTCCAAACTCTTTCACCTACCTGGTGACCACACCGAACTAGTGTGGTCAGTTGATGCTAATGTACCTCTGTTTGGTGTTAAATTCATCACATTGTTCGTAGCATGCTTCATCATCTTCCTGATACTAGTACCATTTAATATCATCCTTCTATTTACAAGATGGTTATCAAGGTTCACACTAATTAATAAATTTAAGCCACTAATAGATGCTTATCAAGGACCCTACAAAGACAAGATGTATTACTGGGTTGGATTACAACTAGTCCTACGAGTTGTATTATTTGCAGTGTCATCATTGTATAGGAACATCAACCTCATCATTGGTATTGTACTATTCACCTTAGTGATAGGACTACATGGTACTACTTTAAGACCTTTCAAAAACGAGGTCAAAAATTATCAAGAGAAGATCTTTATTATGAATATCCTTATACTGTTTGCATTAGCACTGTACAATCATGACACTACAAACATGACTGCTGTCAATGTAATGATTGGGTTGGCTATGGGTCACTTCATTTTGATTGTCATATATCACATAATCACGTATACATTGAGTGGAGTAACCAGaaacaaattacaattacacaTCAATACATTAGTTGGATGGATCATTAGACTGTTAAATAAAAATCCAGTTCACCAGTCCAGATTAGATAGTCATGTAATGAATAAAATCCCAACAGCAGTTAATTATCATGAATATCGTGAACCCTTGGTAGTTCAAAATTAG
- the LOC136264782 gene encoding uncharacterized protein, with protein MLKILELVKHNRLALVAFDEVHLYHYWQEFRPAYKELKILKNRFLDVPFVALTATATPAVKNSILQLLRNPFITIASINRPNIHLACEEISSDNDFRIFSSRTVEIIAGNCAVIYVDFINNIGPIVNQLHTLGIETVAYHGEMDIKSRHVSYTKWKSDEVKVMVATTAFGMGIDKEDIRHVVRYGVPENLCSWTQELGWAGRDGKAATATIIYSASNIDHASAWLKQHHHDQDYCTRVLKDFGESWKYVIAHVSCTCRRKVLLDMLGEESSVTECTENMTCCDVCETNASNSSEEHLDVTAELVTLVNAIDTLGVKGELKISQWIRGSNAAWTQEYDKLAPSHGNFKGHSETWWRLFIKICYSFGFVQREMKSLIKKNGYYAILGVYQITTKGRKFTATEDNKFTIPLGLVKQCQPETKNSALPSTSSDDYKTLEQSAESDPHFIWNDIQLSKGKLNKDRLLEMDVGGKGLEFVPGVVDKASTHLGQIRTEVKKAKLTSAAEKTFDFLQLEQNLDKIDAEENKRLGDTAQGYVVKKLSRPYLVLLDWRME; from the exons atgctcaaaattttagAATTAGTCAAACACAATCGATTAGCCTTGGTGGCTTTTGATGAAGTACATCTGTATCATTATTGGCAAGAATTTAGGCCAGCATACAAAGAACTGAAGATCTTGAAAAATCGCTTTTTAGATGTTCCATTTGTAGCACTGACGGCAACTGCTACCCCTGCAGTGAAAAACTCAATACTACAGCTATTGAGAAATCCATTCATCACCATAGCATCAATAAATCGACCTAATATACATCTTGCTTGTGAAGAAATTTCATCTGATAATGACTTCAGAATATTTTCCAGCAGGACAGTTGAAATTATTGCTGGAAACTGTGCTGTAATCTATGTAGACTTCATTAATAACATTGGACCAATTGTAAACCAGTTACATACTTTAGGTATTGAAACTGTTGCTTATCATGGTGAAATGGATATCAAGTCTAGACATGTTAGTTATACAAAGTGGAAATCAGATGAAGTTAAGGTAATGGTAGCTACTACAGCTTTTGGGATGGGTATTGACAAAGAGGACATCAGGCATGTTGTTCGGTATGGGGTGCCAGAAaatctttgtagctggactcaaGAATTGGGGTGGGCTGGTCGTGATGGAAAAGCAGCAACTGCAACTATTATATATTCAGCTTCAAATATTGACCATGCTTCTGCTTGGCTCAAGCAGCACCATCATGACCAGGATTATTGCACTAGAGTATTAAAAGATTTTGGAGAGTCTTGGAAATATGTTATAGCACATGTTTCTTGCACATGCAGACGAAAAGTGTTGCTGGATATGTTGGGTGAAGAATCAAGTGTTACTGAATGTACTGAAAACATGACTTGTTGTGATGTATGCGAGACAAATGCCAGCAATAGCAGTGAAGAACATTTAGATGTAACTGCAGAGCTGGTAACATTAGTAAATGCTATAGATACATTAGGAGTAAAAGGTGAGCTTAAAATTTCTCAATGGATCAGAGGATCAAATGCAGCTTGGACACAGGAGTATGACAAACTTGCACCATCACATGGAAATTTTAAGGGACACTCTGAAACATGGTGGCGACTATTCATCAAAATTTGCTATTCCTTTGGCTTtgtacaaagagaaatgaagtCACTGATTAAAAAGAATGGCTATTATGCCATTCTGGGTGTATACCAAATCACAACTAAAGGTCGTAAATTTACTGCTACAGAAGACAATAAATTTACAATACCTTTAGGATTAGTGAAACAGTGCCAACCAGAAACAAAGAATAGTGCGCTACCTTCAACCTCCTCAG ATGATTACAAAACTTTAGAACAATCAGCAGAAAGTGATCCACATTTTATTTGGAATGATATCCAGTTGTCTAAAGGAAAGTTAAACAAAGATAGGCTGTTGGAAATGGATGTAGGTG GAAAGGGATTAGAATTTGTGCCAGGTGTAGTTGATAAGGCTAGTACACATTTGGGCCAAATAAGGACTGAAGTAAAAAAAGCCAAATTGACATCAGCTGCAGAGAAAACATTTGACTTTTTACAGTTGGAACAGAATCTTGATAAAATTGATGCTGAAGAGAATAAACGACTAGGTGACACTGCTCAAGGATATGTGGTTAAAAAACTATCAAGACCATATCTAGTTCTGCTGGACTGGAGGATGGAATAA